A stretch of DNA from Variovorax paradoxus:
CGCGGCCGCCACGTGCTGGCGGCCGTCGGTCGCGGCACCGGGCCAGGCGATGAAGGCGTCGCCCGGGCCGACCGCGCGGCTGTCGGCCTGCAGTGCGCCCTGCACGCGCTCTTTCAGCCAGAACGCGGCGGTGGTGGGAGAAGTGAATGTCAGCATGTCAGAAGCTCTCGGGGACGTCTTGCGTCAGCACGAGGGGTTTGACCGCCAGATCGGGCGCAACGTTCATCATGCGCAGCGTCTGCTGCACGACTTCGCTGAACACGGGCGCCGCGGCGAGGCCGCCGTAGTACTGGCCGTCGCTGGGCTCGTCGATCATCACCGCGACGATGATGCGCGGCTTCTCGATAGGCGCCATGCCGGTGAACCAGGCGCGGTACTTGTTGCTGGCGTAGCCCTTGCCGACCTGCTTGTGGGCCGTGCCCGACTTGCCGCCGACCGAGTAGCCGACCGTCTGCGCGCGCGTGCCGGTGCCGCCCGGGCCGGCGGCCATCTGCAGCATCTTGCGCACCGCGAGCGCGTTGGACGGCGAGAACACGCGCACGCCGACCGGCGGCTCGGTGTTCTTCAGGATGGTGACCGGGATGATGGAGCCGTCGTGCGCGAACGAGGTGTACGAATGCGCCATCTGGAACAGCGAGGCCGACAGGCCGTAGCCGTAGGCCATGGTGGCCTGCTCGACCGGCTTCCAGGTCTTCCACGGGCGCAGCCGGCCCGTCACGGCACCGGGGAACTGGATCTGCGGCTTCTGGCCGTAGCCGAGGGCGGTGTAGGTGTCCCACATCTCGTGGGGCGTCATCTTCTGGGCGATCTTGAGCGCGCCCACGTTGCTCGACTTCTGGATCACGCCCTCGACCGTCAGCGCCCCGTAGTTGTGGGTGTCGCTGATGGTGAAGCCGCCCAACTGGTAGCGGCCAGGTGCGGTGTCGATGATGGTCGACGGCTTCACGCGCCCGGCCTCCAGCGCCATCGCCACGGTGATGGGCTTCATGGTCGAGCCGGGCTCGAAGGTGTCGGTGAGCGCGCGGTTGCGCAGCTGCTCGCCCGTGAGGTTCTGGCGCTTGTCGGGCACGTAGCTCGGGTAGTTGGCCAATGCCAGCACCTCGCCGGTGGTGCTGTCGAGCACCACCACGCTGCCGGCCTTGGCCTTGCGCGCCGTGACGGCGTCGCGCAGCTTCTGGTAGGCGAAGAACTGCACCTTGCTGTCGACGCTGAGCTGGATGTCCTGGCCCTCGACCGGCGGCACCTGCTCGCCCACGCCTTCGACGACGCGGCCCAGCCGGTCCTTGATGACGCGGCGCGAACCGGCCTTGCCGGCCAGCTCCTTGTTGAACGCCAGCTCGATGCCTTCCTGGCCGTTGTCTTCCACGTTGGTGAAACCCACCACGTGCGCCGCGGCCTCGCCCTCGGGGTACTGGCGCTTGTAT
This window harbors:
- a CDS encoding peptidoglycan D,D-transpeptidase FtsI family protein, producing the protein MSRGNRSVRYTTSPLLASKTPVWRSKFIVAGIAFGFVMLAGRAAYVQVFNNSFFQRQGEVRFARTLELPANRGRILDRNGLILASSVVAPSIWAIPEDVERDDPEVRAKLKQVARLLGMPQKDFDKKLEDEDKTFVWIKRQVDEPIAKQIAALNLKGIYQRKEYKRQYPEGEAAAHVVGFTNVEDNGQEGIELAFNKELAGKAGSRRVIKDRLGRVVEGVGEQVPPVEGQDIQLSVDSKVQFFAYQKLRDAVTARKAKAGSVVVLDSTTGEVLALANYPSYVPDKRQNLTGEQLRNRALTDTFEPGSTMKPITVAMALEAGRVKPSTIIDTAPGRYQLGGFTISDTHNYGALTVEGVIQKSSNVGALKIAQKMTPHEMWDTYTALGYGQKPQIQFPGAVTGRLRPWKTWKPVEQATMAYGYGLSASLFQMAHSYTSFAHDGSIIPVTILKNTEPPVGVRVFSPSNALAVRKMLQMAAGPGGTGTRAQTVGYSVGGKSGTAHKQVGKGYASNKYRAWFTGMAPIEKPRIIVAVMIDEPSDGQYYGGLAAAPVFSEVVQQTLRMMNVAPDLAVKPLVLTQDVPESF